A window from Thermoanaerobaculales bacterium encodes these proteins:
- a CDS encoding ATP-binding cassette domain-containing protein has translation MIAVSGLAKWFGAQSLFEGVGFQLNPGCRYGLVGANGSGKTTLLRILAGQEEPSAGTVSRPRRLRLGTLEQDHYRFEELPILEVAMMGHHELWQAIRDKESLLERADTGFDGDRYAELEDVIASHDGYAFEARSAEILEGLGIPTPLHRDPLSTLSGGFKLRVLLAQALAADPQCLLLDEPTNHLDILSIRWLEKFLAGFAGCALVISHDHRFLDNVATHILDIDYQTVTLYTGNYTAFSEAKQAERERREAEIAKREKEIAQHQAFVDRFRAKNTKARQAQSKIKQIERIVIDRLPLSSRRYPTFQFRQRRPSGKQVLTFEGVAKAFGDNQVLRDVTLHVRRGDRLAIIGPNGIGKSTLLKVAMGQLAADAGTVTWGHETYPGYFAQDHRERLEGSDATVEGWLGEACSGEGIGFVRGQLGKVLFSRDEVDKRVASLSGGEAARLLFARLGVEKPNVLVLDEPTNHLDLEAIEALVEALAGFDGTLVFVSHDRWFVSRLATRIVEITEHGLNDYHGSYDDYLAACGDDHLDSDQAVLRQRRSRARADSRRAPPRNAAERAAERRRRDLALKRDLATAAIEQAELRIDAIDRTFCKDGFFDETPPAAVRALQDEQQGLRARVRELMAEWEAIEAELEGLPKPPPPPESRG, from the coding sequence ATGATCGCAGTATCGGGCCTCGCCAAGTGGTTCGGTGCACAGTCCCTGTTCGAGGGGGTCGGCTTCCAGCTCAACCCCGGCTGCCGCTATGGGCTGGTCGGGGCCAACGGCTCGGGCAAGACGACGCTGCTGCGGATCCTCGCCGGACAGGAGGAGCCGAGCGCCGGCACCGTGTCGCGGCCGCGGCGGCTGCGGCTCGGCACCCTCGAGCAGGACCACTACCGCTTCGAGGAGCTGCCGATCCTCGAGGTGGCGATGATGGGCCACCACGAGCTGTGGCAGGCGATCCGCGACAAGGAGTCGCTGCTCGAGCGCGCCGACACCGGGTTCGACGGCGACCGCTATGCCGAGCTCGAGGACGTCATCGCGAGCCATGACGGCTATGCCTTCGAGGCGCGCTCCGCAGAGATCCTCGAGGGGCTCGGCATCCCGACTCCGCTCCATCGCGATCCCCTGTCGACCCTGTCGGGCGGCTTCAAGCTGCGGGTCCTGCTCGCCCAGGCGCTGGCCGCGGACCCCCAGTGCCTGCTCCTCGACGAGCCGACGAATCACCTCGACATCCTGTCGATCCGCTGGCTCGAGAAGTTCCTGGCCGGGTTCGCCGGCTGCGCGCTGGTGATCTCGCACGACCACCGCTTCCTGGACAACGTCGCCACCCACATCCTGGACATCGACTACCAGACGGTGACCCTCTACACCGGCAACTACACCGCCTTTTCCGAGGCCAAGCAGGCGGAGCGCGAGCGGCGCGAGGCCGAGATCGCCAAGCGCGAGAAGGAGATCGCCCAGCACCAGGCGTTCGTGGACCGGTTCCGCGCCAAGAACACCAAGGCCCGCCAGGCGCAGAGCAAGATCAAGCAGATCGAGCGGATCGTGATCGATCGGCTGCCGCTGTCGTCGCGCCGCTACCCGACCTTCCAGTTCCGGCAGCGGCGTCCCAGCGGCAAGCAGGTGCTGACCTTCGAGGGTGTCGCGAAGGCGTTCGGGGACAACCAGGTGCTGCGCGACGTCACGCTCCACGTTCGCCGCGGCGACCGGTTGGCGATCATCGGTCCGAACGGCATCGGCAAGTCGACGCTGCTCAAGGTCGCCATGGGACAGCTGGCGGCCGACGCCGGCACCGTCACCTGGGGGCACGAGACCTACCCCGGCTACTTCGCACAGGACCACCGCGAGCGGCTCGAGGGCAGCGACGCCACGGTCGAGGGCTGGCTCGGCGAGGCCTGCAGCGGCGAGGGCATCGGCTTCGTTCGCGGCCAGCTCGGAAAGGTGCTGTTCTCGCGCGACGAGGTCGACAAGAGGGTGGCCTCGCTGTCAGGCGGCGAGGCGGCCCGCCTGCTGTTCGCCCGGCTCGGCGTCGAGAAGCCCAACGTGCTGGTGCTCGACGAGCCCACCAACCACCTCGACCTCGAGGCGATCGAGGCGCTGGTCGAGGCCCTTGCCGGCTTCGACGGCACCCTGGTGTTCGTCTCCCACGACCGCTGGTTCGTGTCGCGGCTCGCAACCCGGATCGTCGAGATCACCGAGCACGGGCTCAACGACTACCACGGCAGCTACGACGACTACCTGGCGGCATGCGGCGACGACCACCTCGACAGCGACCAGGCCGTGCTCCGCCAGCGCCGGTCCCGAGCCCGCGCCGACAGCCGCCGCGCGCCGCCCCGCAACGCCGCGGAGCGGGCCGCCGAGCGGCGCCGGCGGGACCTCGCGCTGAAGCGCGACCTGGCGACCGCCGCCATCGAGCAGGCCGAGCTCAGGATCGACGCGATCGACCGGACCTTCTGCAAGGACGGCTTCTTCGACGAGACCCCGCCTGCCGCCGTGCGCGCGCTGCAGGACGAGCAGCAGGGACTTCGCGCCCGGGTCCGGGAGCTGATGGCCGAGTGGGAGGCGATCGAGGCCGAGCTCGAGGGGCTGCCCAAGCCGCCACCACCACCAGAATCCAGGGGATAG
- the fmt gene encoding methionyl-tRNA formyltransferase, which produces MRVVFFGTPEFAVPSLERLVASRHEVVRVVSRPDKPVGRQQVVTPPAVVEAALRHGIAAWQPASLKSEQAAAELTALAADAAVVVAYGRLIPEGLLAIPRHGFVNLHPSLLPRHRGPSPIQWALVCGDRRTGVTTMLLDKGLDTGPILLQRRVEIDPRDTAELLAPRLAELGAELLVETLDRLEAGSLTPRPQPEDGANLTPMLRREFGKVDWSMPARQLVNRLRGFTPWPGLYTAYRGSRLKVFGLEEVVPPPAGDEHPGSVLAADAAGVMVRCGRGSAARITEMQREGRRRLPADAFQIGERVSRGERFG; this is translated from the coding sequence ATGAGAGTCGTGTTCTTCGGGACCCCCGAGTTCGCCGTACCGTCGCTCGAGCGCCTGGTGGCCAGCCGCCACGAGGTCGTGCGAGTGGTCTCGCGCCCGGACAAGCCGGTCGGCCGCCAGCAGGTGGTGACGCCGCCGGCGGTGGTGGAGGCGGCGCTGCGTCACGGCATCGCGGCCTGGCAGCCGGCGTCGCTGAAGAGCGAGCAGGCGGCCGCGGAGCTGACCGCGCTCGCGGCCGACGCCGCCGTGGTGGTGGCCTACGGCAGGCTGATCCCCGAGGGGCTGCTGGCGATCCCGCGCCACGGCTTCGTCAACCTCCACCCGAGCCTGCTCCCTCGCCACCGCGGGCCGTCGCCCATCCAATGGGCGCTGGTGTGCGGCGACCGCAGGACCGGCGTGACGACGATGCTGCTCGACAAGGGCCTGGACACCGGGCCGATCCTGCTCCAGCGGCGGGTGGAGATCGACCCCCGCGACACCGCTGAGCTGCTCGCGCCGCGGCTCGCCGAGCTCGGCGCCGAGCTGCTGGTGGAGACCCTCGATCGGCTCGAGGCGGGGTCCCTCACGCCACGCCCGCAGCCGGAGGATGGCGCCAACCTGACGCCGATGCTGCGGCGCGAGTTCGGCAAGGTCGACTGGTCGATGCCGGCGCGCCAGCTGGTCAACCGGCTGCGAGGCTTCACGCCCTGGCCCGGCCTCTACACCGCATACCGGGGCAGCCGGCTCAAGGTCTTCGGCCTCGAAGAGGTGGTGCCGCCGCCGGCGGGAGACGAGCATCCCGGCTCCGTGCTGGCGGCGGACGCGGCCGGGGTCATGGTCCGCTGCGGCCGCGGCTCGGCGGCCAGGATCACCGAGATGCAGCGCGAGGGCCGGCGGCGGCTGCCGGCTGACGCCTTCCAGATCGGCGAACGGGTGAGCCGGGGTGAGCGATTCGGCTGA
- a CDS encoding sigma-70 family RNA polymerase sigma factor, whose translation MHRETIHKPTVLLVDDDPAVRESVGAVLEDRGACVTAAATVDEADDHLQRECFSLVLTDLRLDQGTEGLDVARMARERAPGARVVLFSGQDLSAIAQEAADAGVDEMLAKPLSIDALARILTDLGTEVEAPARGSRGARLSDAEGQQLLAAFVAGDQGAFTRIATSYRAMLFSVFLRWFRLGEQDAEDLCQEVMLQLVLKAAEIRNVRTWLLGTAINQAKKRIRRLIRERTLAERYLEDLELHEPEHDEDIRELISRGLGLLRPPDRRLLALIYIEGLSYQEVADRLERPIGSIGPLRGRALKRLARAVAELERPPQEMVA comes from the coding sequence ATGCATAGGGAGACCATCCACAAACCAACTGTCCTGCTCGTCGACGACGATCCCGCGGTGCGCGAGTCGGTGGGCGCCGTGCTCGAGGACCGGGGCGCCTGCGTCACCGCGGCAGCCACCGTCGACGAGGCCGACGACCACCTGCAGCGCGAGTGCTTCTCGCTGGTGCTCACCGACCTCAGGCTCGACCAGGGCACCGAGGGCCTCGACGTGGCACGGATGGCGCGCGAGCGCGCGCCCGGGGCCAGGGTCGTCCTTTTCTCCGGCCAGGATCTGAGCGCGATCGCCCAGGAGGCCGCCGACGCGGGCGTCGACGAGATGCTCGCCAAGCCGCTGTCGATCGACGCACTGGCGCGGATCCTCACCGACCTCGGCACCGAGGTCGAGGCGCCGGCGCGGGGGTCGCGCGGGGCGCGGCTCAGCGACGCCGAGGGCCAGCAGCTCCTCGCCGCCTTCGTGGCCGGCGACCAGGGCGCGTTCACGCGGATCGCCACCAGTTACCGGGCGATGCTGTTCTCGGTCTTCCTGCGCTGGTTCCGTCTCGGCGAGCAGGACGCCGAGGACCTCTGCCAGGAGGTGATGCTCCAGCTGGTGCTGAAGGCGGCCGAGATCCGGAACGTCCGCACCTGGCTGCTCGGCACGGCGATCAACCAGGCCAAGAAGCGGATCCGCCGGCTGATCCGCGAGCGCACCCTTGCCGAGCGCTACCTCGAGGACCTCGAGCTCCACGAACCGGAGCACGACGAGGACATCCGTGAGCTCATCTCGCGCGGCCTCGGTCTGCTGCGGCCACCGGATCGCCGCCTGCTGGCGCTGATCTACATCGAGGGCCTCAGCTACCAGGAGGTCGCTGATCGCCTGGAGCGGCCGATCGGGTCGATCGGGCCGCTGCGCGGACGCGCCCTGAAGCGCCTGGCCCGCGCCGTCGCCGAGCTCGAGCGGCCGCCGCAGGAGATGGTCGCCTAG
- a CDS encoding (Fe-S)-binding protein has product MNHATAGSLLGIPGVAWFWALTVLGVGAVVISLGRRYELLRLGRPDNRFDRIGERIRHVLVYAFGQRKMFDDPFAGVYHILIFFGFLVVSLRTVTMVIEGLFAGWELPLLDTPAGHGYLFVKDVFELLVLIGLLGAVWRRGIERKPRVIQSMGAWLVIGLIAILMVTDLASEGARIAAGAVESSFLPVSSVFAALFSGLGAGALQAIYSASWWVHLITLYVFANELPYSKHFHVYTSLFNVFFAKLDPPGRLASMDLENIDESTRFGVATVTDFTWKQMLDMYSCTECGRCREFCPTTITHKPLQPVLYLKSVRDQLYGEQKALLAGPGGTGRASEAELVPVVVDPQVIWACTTCRWCERACPLQITYVDKLVDQRRNLVLDKADFPEEAQPAFRGYEVNGNPWQLPAEDRGAWADGLGVPLAAEAGGDFEYLFFVGSPDSYDDHGKKVSQALAKILKVAGVKIAILGPEEVSSGDAARRLGNEYLFQTLAAQNIESMNRYGVTRIVTNCPHAFNTLKHEYPDFGGRYDVVHGTQLVAELVRKGKVKLTQSLDLDLAYHDPCYLGRTNGEYDAPRFLLRAIPGVRVREAELSRERAMCCGAGGGRMWLEEKLGERINQTRFGQLEAAGTKNVGVACPYCWAMLSDAQRELGHEQAKTWDVIELVAMAMGEPRAQRG; this is encoded by the coding sequence ATGAACCACGCCACCGCAGGGTCGTTGCTCGGCATCCCCGGAGTCGCCTGGTTCTGGGCCTTGACCGTGCTCGGAGTCGGTGCCGTCGTGATCTCCCTCGGCCGGCGCTACGAGCTGCTGCGGCTGGGCAGGCCGGACAACCGGTTTGACCGCATCGGCGAGCGGATCCGGCATGTCCTGGTGTACGCCTTCGGCCAGCGCAAGATGTTCGACGACCCCTTCGCGGGGGTCTATCACATCCTGATCTTCTTCGGCTTCCTGGTGGTCAGCCTGCGCACGGTCACGATGGTGATCGAGGGGCTGTTCGCGGGCTGGGAGCTGCCGCTGCTCGACACGCCAGCCGGCCACGGCTACCTGTTCGTCAAGGACGTGTTCGAGCTGCTGGTGCTGATCGGGCTCCTCGGCGCCGTGTGGCGCCGCGGCATCGAGCGCAAGCCGCGGGTCATCCAGTCGATGGGGGCGTGGCTGGTGATCGGCCTGATCGCGATCCTGATGGTCACCGACCTCGCCTCCGAGGGCGCGCGGATCGCCGCCGGCGCGGTCGAGAGCTCGTTCCTGCCCGTGTCCTCGGTCTTCGCGGCGCTGTTCTCGGGCCTCGGGGCAGGCGCTCTGCAGGCGATCTACTCGGCGAGCTGGTGGGTCCACCTGATCACGCTCTACGTGTTCGCCAACGAGCTGCCGTACTCCAAGCACTTCCACGTCTACACGTCGCTGTTCAACGTCTTCTTCGCCAAGCTCGACCCGCCCGGCAGGCTCGCGTCGATGGACCTCGAAAACATCGACGAGAGCACCCGCTTCGGCGTCGCCACCGTCACCGACTTCACCTGGAAGCAGATGCTCGACATGTACAGCTGCACCGAGTGCGGCCGCTGCCGCGAGTTCTGCCCGACGACGATCACGCACAAGCCGCTGCAGCCGGTGCTCTACCTCAAGTCGGTGCGCGACCAGCTCTACGGCGAGCAGAAGGCGCTGCTGGCCGGCCCGGGCGGGACCGGCAGGGCATCGGAGGCCGAGCTGGTGCCGGTCGTGGTCGACCCCCAGGTCATCTGGGCGTGCACCACCTGCCGCTGGTGCGAGCGCGCCTGCCCGCTGCAGATCACGTACGTCGACAAGCTGGTCGACCAACGCCGCAACCTGGTGCTCGACAAGGCCGACTTCCCCGAGGAGGCGCAGCCCGCGTTCCGCGGCTACGAGGTCAACGGCAACCCCTGGCAGCTGCCGGCAGAGGATCGTGGAGCCTGGGCGGACGGCCTCGGGGTCCCGCTGGCGGCCGAGGCGGGCGGCGATTTCGAGTACCTGTTCTTCGTCGGCTCGCCGGACAGCTACGACGATCACGGGAAGAAGGTGTCACAGGCCCTGGCCAAGATCCTCAAGGTCGCCGGCGTGAAGATCGCCATCCTGGGGCCGGAGGAGGTGTCGAGCGGCGACGCGGCCCGGCGGTTGGGCAACGAGTACCTGTTCCAGACCCTGGCTGCGCAGAACATCGAGAGCATGAACCGCTATGGGGTCACCAGGATCGTCACCAACTGCCCGCACGCCTTCAACACCCTCAAGCACGAGTACCCGGACTTCGGCGGCCGCTACGACGTGGTCCACGGCACCCAGCTGGTGGCCGAGCTGGTCCGCAAGGGCAAGGTCAAGCTCACCCAGTCACTCGACCTCGACCTCGCCTACCACGACCCCTGCTACCTCGGCCGGACCAACGGCGAGTACGACGCGCCCCGGTTCCTGCTGCGGGCGATCCCCGGGGTGCGGGTGCGCGAGGCCGAGCTGTCCCGCGAGCGCGCCATGTGCTGCGGCGCGGGGGGCGGCCGGATGTGGCTCGAGGAGAAGCTCGGCGAGCGCATCAACCAGACCCGGTTCGGCCAGCTCGAGGCCGCCGGCACGAAGAACGTCGGCGTCGCCTGCCCCTACTGCTGGGCGATGCTGTCGGACGCGCAGCGCGAGCTCGGCCACGAGCAGGCCAAGACCTGGGACGTCATCGAGCTGGTGGCGATGGCCATGGGCGAGCCGAGGGCGCAGAGGGGGTAG
- a CDS encoding TIGR03960 family B12-binding radical SAM protein has translation MSDPLPPEGVRAALDRCLPSVQGPARYLGLERNLIRKPWDEVAVRVALTFPDAYEIGMSHQGTRILYHLVNRRPDALAERCFAPMPDMAAVLREHDLPLYTLESYRPVRDFDIVGISLQSELNYINVPYLLDLAGIARRAAARGQGEPLVLGGGPCSANPEPVADFFDAILIGDGEAALDEILDVVLAARAAGLDRAATLRRLAGVRGVYVPQLYRWHDAATDGGARWEALDPAAPLPVHRVWVDRLDPADLPDLPIVPFADVIQDRLGMEIARGCTQGCRFCQAGYWYRPVREHDPQVVVELMERQVEETGFEEVGLLSLSTADYSQVEPLVGQLSERLRGRRVSVSLPSLRADAFSVELAEAVSTVRKSGFTFAPETGSDRLRRVINKTFTNADMVRAAEAAFARGWHLIKVYAMIGLPTETDDDLEELARLTEDLIRAGRRASGRRVEVKVSVGCFVPKAWTPFQWQPFVPAAELERRIRLLKDRFRRIRGARLSWSEPDEAALEALLARGGRGLSATIERAHDLGAVFDGWSDHFKLAAWQQAIAETGVDLASELGGRDPSAVLPWDLIDAGVRKGYLKAEWRRALREIATKDCRWGHCCHCGVPGDGDDIKLAESTLPVPGAPPVESGRPAAAAYRLHSEPRTKRPDSRDPQPPVYRSYRFSFGKTGDARFLSHRQVMDALGRVLRAAGVPARYTEGFNPHIRVSMGPALAVGQEGLAEHFDVDCTAPVRPAHLEVMNRLLPEGLRIHEAQPLLPHAPSLGKLVAAALWLVGETGNGGWPSNPSELGGGLARAVRRWEPLADGRLRVELNLREDEGPVATVKELLLAAGVEEARVPLVRVARERLVLRLRAAGAPEGDRDEAAGEPGP, from the coding sequence ATGAGTGACCCGCTGCCGCCCGAGGGAGTCCGGGCGGCGCTCGACCGGTGCCTGCCGTCGGTCCAGGGCCCGGCCAGGTATCTCGGCTTGGAGCGCAACCTGATCCGCAAGCCGTGGGACGAGGTCGCGGTCCGGGTCGCCCTCACCTTCCCGGACGCCTACGAGATCGGCATGTCGCACCAGGGGACCCGGATCCTCTACCACCTGGTCAACCGCCGTCCCGACGCGCTTGCCGAGCGCTGCTTTGCGCCGATGCCGGACATGGCGGCGGTCCTGCGCGAGCACGACCTTCCCCTGTACACTCTCGAGTCCTACCGGCCGGTGCGGGACTTCGACATCGTCGGGATCTCCCTGCAGAGCGAGCTCAACTACATCAATGTTCCCTACCTGCTCGACCTGGCCGGGATCGCGCGCCGGGCCGCGGCGCGCGGCCAGGGCGAGCCGCTGGTGCTCGGCGGCGGGCCCTGCAGCGCGAACCCGGAGCCGGTCGCCGACTTCTTCGACGCGATCCTGATCGGGGACGGCGAGGCGGCGCTCGACGAGATCCTCGACGTCGTGCTCGCAGCCCGCGCGGCCGGTCTGGACCGCGCCGCGACTCTGCGGCGGCTGGCCGGGGTCCGCGGTGTCTATGTCCCGCAGCTCTACCGCTGGCACGACGCGGCGACGGACGGTGGCGCTCGCTGGGAGGCTCTCGATCCGGCGGCCCCGCTGCCGGTCCACCGGGTGTGGGTCGACCGGCTCGACCCGGCCGACCTGCCCGACCTGCCGATCGTGCCCTTCGCCGATGTCATCCAGGACCGACTCGGGATGGAGATCGCACGCGGCTGCACCCAGGGCTGCCGGTTCTGCCAGGCCGGCTACTGGTACCGGCCGGTCCGCGAGCACGACCCCCAGGTGGTGGTCGAGCTCATGGAGCGCCAGGTCGAGGAGACCGGCTTCGAGGAGGTCGGGCTGCTCAGCCTGTCGACCGCGGACTACTCGCAGGTCGAGCCGCTCGTCGGCCAGCTCTCCGAGCGGCTGCGCGGCCGCCGGGTCTCGGTCAGCCTGCCGAGCCTGCGCGCCGACGCCTTCTCGGTCGAGCTCGCGGAGGCGGTGTCGACGGTCCGCAAGTCGGGCTTCACCTTCGCCCCCGAGACCGGCTCCGACCGGCTCCGGCGGGTGATCAACAAGACCTTCACCAACGCCGACATGGTGCGCGCCGCGGAGGCGGCGTTCGCGCGCGGCTGGCACCTGATCAAGGTCTACGCGATGATCGGCCTGCCCACCGAGACCGACGACGACCTCGAGGAGCTGGCGCGGCTCACCGAGGACCTGATCCGTGCCGGCCGTCGCGCCAGCGGCCGCCGGGTCGAGGTCAAGGTCTCGGTCGGCTGCTTCGTGCCCAAGGCGTGGACTCCCTTCCAGTGGCAGCCCTTCGTGCCGGCGGCGGAGCTCGAGCGCCGGATCCGGCTGCTCAAGGACCGCTTCCGGCGAATCCGCGGCGCCCGGCTGTCGTGGAGCGAGCCCGACGAGGCCGCGCTCGAGGCGCTGCTCGCGCGGGGCGGCAGGGGGCTGTCGGCCACCATCGAGCGCGCCCACGATCTCGGTGCAGTCTTCGACGGCTGGTCCGATCACTTCAAGCTGGCGGCCTGGCAGCAAGCCATCGCAGAGACCGGCGTCGACCTCGCGTCCGAGCTCGGCGGCCGCGACCCGAGCGCTGTGCTGCCGTGGGACCTCATCGACGCCGGCGTCCGCAAGGGCTACCTCAAGGCCGAGTGGCGGCGGGCGTTGCGCGAGATCGCCACCAAGGACTGCAGGTGGGGGCACTGCTGCCACTGCGGCGTCCCCGGCGACGGCGACGACATCAAGCTCGCCGAGAGCACGCTCCCGGTGCCCGGCGCGCCGCCGGTGGAGTCGGGCCGGCCCGCGGCCGCGGCCTATCGGCTGCACTCCGAGCCGCGGACCAAGCGGCCCGACAGCCGCGACCCCCAGCCTCCGGTCTACCGCAGCTACCGCTTCAGCTTCGGCAAGACCGGCGACGCGCGCTTCCTGTCGCACCGGCAGGTGATGGACGCGCTAGGCCGCGTGCTGCGCGCCGCCGGCGTCCCCGCCCGCTACACCGAGGGCTTCAACCCCCACATCCGGGTGTCGATGGGACCGGCGCTCGCCGTCGGCCAGGAAGGGCTCGCCGAGCACTTCGATGTGGACTGCACCGCGCCCGTCCGCCCCGCCCATCTCGAGGTCATGAACCGGCTGCTGCCGGAGGGGCTCAGAATCCACGAGGCTCAACCACTGCTGCCGCACGCGCCGTCGCTCGGCAAGCTGGTGGCGGCGGCGCTCTGGCTGGTCGGCGAGACCGGCAACGGCGGATGGCCGTCCAATCCCTCTGAGCTCGGCGGCGGCCTCGCCCGGGCGGTGCGGCGGTGGGAGCCGCTGGCCGACGGCCGGCTCCGGGTCGAGCTCAACCTGCGCGAGGATGAGGGCCCGGTCGCCACGGTCAAGGAGCTGCTGCTCGCAGCCGGGGTCGAGGAGGCGCGGGTCCCGCTGGTCCGCGTTGCGCGCGAGCGGCTGGTGCTGCGGCTACGGGCCGCCGGCGCGCCGGAGGGGGACCGCGACGAGGCGGCCGGGGAGCCTGGGCCATGA
- a CDS encoding RsmB/NOP family class I SAM-dependent RNA methyltransferase produces MSDSADRQLAARLLVRVEEGAYSSRLLARPVPAGVRARVLGVLRWQRTLDAALSEPLRRPLDRLDAEVRAVLRLALLEAVVLGTPVALATDAAVGTVRRLGKTSAAGLVNAVLRRAAPAWAALLERAAPDLRLSHPDWLWRRWLGAFGEDAALRAMAADQEPAPVWVWWLDDQARAAAAAAGVGLRSHPWCPGAWTAPEQARELLAAVAAGKAYVQDPSSQLVAHLALRLGGGSARLVDVCAAPGGKLALWRRLGGEPMPLALDRHPGRLRVAGRLLDRVGGAGLVVGDAAAPPLPPASRDVVLVDAPCSGTGTLRRHPELRWRLRPEGIARLAAVQAGILAAARELVAPGGMVLYSTCSVEAEENEALVERLPAGIEAIELAALLPAGVPATPTAAGGVRILPCLEGDGFTMHALRRI; encoded by the coding sequence GTGAGCGATTCGGCTGACCGCCAGCTGGCGGCGCGACTGCTGGTCCGGGTCGAGGAGGGTGCGTACTCGTCGCGGCTGCTCGCGCGGCCGGTGCCGGCCGGTGTCCGGGCGCGGGTCCTCGGGGTGCTGCGATGGCAGCGGACCCTGGATGCGGCCCTGAGCGAGCCGCTGCGCCGGCCCCTCGACCGGCTCGATGCCGAGGTGCGGGCCGTGCTGCGGCTCGCCCTGCTCGAGGCGGTGGTGCTCGGGACCCCGGTGGCGCTGGCCACCGACGCCGCGGTCGGGACGGTGCGCCGGCTGGGCAAGACCTCGGCGGCCGGCCTCGTCAACGCGGTGCTGCGGCGCGCCGCGCCGGCCTGGGCCGCGCTGCTGGAGCGGGCGGCGCCGGATCTGCGGCTGTCCCACCCGGATTGGCTCTGGCGGCGCTGGCTGGGGGCATTCGGCGAGGATGCGGCGCTGCGCGCCATGGCGGCCGACCAGGAGCCGGCGCCGGTCTGGGTGTGGTGGCTGGACGACCAGGCCCGAGCCGCCGCGGCCGCGGCCGGCGTCGGGCTGCGGTCCCACCCGTGGTGCCCCGGAGCGTGGACTGCTCCCGAGCAGGCCCGGGAGCTCCTCGCCGCGGTGGCGGCGGGCAAGGCCTACGTCCAGGACCCGAGCTCGCAGCTGGTCGCCCACCTCGCGCTGCGGCTCGGCGGCGGCAGCGCGCGGCTGGTCGACGTGTGCGCCGCGCCCGGCGGCAAGCTCGCACTGTGGCGCCGGCTCGGCGGCGAGCCGATGCCGCTCGCCCTCGACCGGCACCCCGGCCGGCTCCGCGTGGCCGGCCGCCTCCTCGACCGGGTCGGTGGCGCCGGGCTGGTGGTGGGCGACGCGGCGGCCCCGCCGCTGCCGCCGGCGAGCCGGGACGTGGTGCTGGTGGATGCGCCGTGCTCGGGGACCGGGACCCTGCGCCGGCATCCCGAGCTACGGTGGCGGTTGCGCCCCGAGGGGATTGCCCGGCTCGCCGCGGTGCAGGCGGGCATTCTGGCCGCGGCCCGAGAGCTCGTCGCGCCCGGCGGCATGGTGCTGTACTCCACCTGCTCGGTGGAGGCCGAGGAGAACGAGGCGCTCGTCGAGCGGCTGCCGGCGGGGATCGAGGCGATCGAGCTGGCGGCGCTGCTCCCGGCCGGCGTGCCGGCCACGCCGACCGCGGCGGGCGGCGTCCGCATCCTGCCGTGCCTCGAGGGCGACGGGTTCACGATGCACGCTCTCCGGAGGATCTAG
- a CDS encoding 6-carboxytetrahydropterin synthase, with protein sequence MIRWVVHSRASFTARHALASYLGEPEASHSHPWQVAVRVGTDRLNDEGYAVDFHAVHHALRSLVEPLDGSDLGAHPEISVPSPSAERVAEFIAGRLAPLVQELGASLLSVSVWEGPENRVDLVLDEEDLGSGG encoded by the coding sequence ATGATCCGCTGGGTGGTCCACTCCCGGGCGAGCTTCACGGCGCGTCACGCGCTGGCGAGCTACCTCGGCGAGCCCGAGGCGAGCCACAGCCACCCCTGGCAGGTGGCAGTCCGGGTCGGCACCGACCGGCTCAACGACGAGGGCTACGCCGTCGACTTCCACGCGGTGCACCACGCCCTCAGGTCCCTGGTTGAGCCGCTCGACGGCAGCGACCTCGGCGCCCATCCCGAGATCTCAGTGCCGAGCCCGTCGGCCGAGCGCGTCGCCGAGTTCATCGCCGGCCGCCTCGCACCACTGGTCCAGGAGCTCGGGGCGAGCCTGCTCTCGGTCAGCGTCTGGGAGGGGCCGGAGAACCGGGTGGATCTGGTCCTTGACGAGGAGGATCTAGGATCTGGGGGATAG